The Pseudomonas triclosanedens genome has a window encoding:
- a CDS encoding AAA family ATPase — MTTDQISASSLTDSPPLIPAGPSPKAAVAIDTPPLRLACLEVCNFRRLAKTRLELDEVTTILVGANNSGKTSLLTVLRNFLSESPGFRAFDISLSQWAKLREVCHRWEALDEDPTTDSKDAESWEAEYQELQACMPFIDLWFDAKEGAYSHVAPFITSLKWSGGAVGVRVRLEPVADANELRNLAWRYREARAPVRELPKDGHAWPIDLLDYWLRHSADLRRIAAYRLDPVKGPLADKSRRDLQELPLGSQPIELQHLRKLIRVDFVPAQRGLGAEEDEMRSESASSRPGLFSSQLMKFARQHLNVAPSGHGHREDLVKAVANAQADLDKSIYKALKPAMEDVEILGYPGLHDPHQFHFRTRIQTADLLAHSTAVQYLLDKTAVDESLPEHSIGLGYQNLQSLSFMLVSFRAARLNPPQGSPAAVHLVMVEEPEAHLHVQVQRNFSKNAHELIRPKEHVHSYLRSQLLISTHSSHLAHGDNFTRLRYVRRVASTGLGAKPSTQVVNLGDAFGEDAPTRTFAERYFQVQHTDLLFADAAIFVEGTAERMLVPLFIERDFPKLAKKYVSFLDIGGSHAHRLKPLVERLGIPTIVITDLDPVLPTRTDKGRLVRAAVHIAGQEKLECGNDTLTSWHPMLAEFQAFGKPTPAQLVWTSDTGAQVRFAWQLPVAAASEQWPSSFEDSLVLSNIDWFKALEEEVDPITAAKVKHRGTLAKVIGLVLDYPDHAELLKELHAMLRGSFSKGDFAATLFERLNAGQDLKCPAYITDALTWLSGQLNVTAGETP, encoded by the coding sequence ATGACCACAGACCAGATCTCTGCTTCCTCTCTCACCGATAGCCCACCCTTGATCCCAGCGGGGCCTTCCCCCAAAGCAGCTGTAGCTATCGACACCCCGCCGCTCCGGCTCGCCTGCCTTGAGGTCTGTAATTTTCGACGCCTAGCCAAGACCCGACTTGAGCTCGACGAGGTCACTACCATTTTGGTAGGTGCCAACAACAGCGGCAAAACTTCCCTTCTCACAGTCCTCCGCAACTTCTTGAGCGAGTCACCCGGATTCCGCGCGTTCGACATTAGCCTTTCGCAGTGGGCGAAGTTGCGCGAGGTATGCCACCGCTGGGAGGCACTTGATGAGGATCCCACGACGGACTCCAAGGATGCCGAATCATGGGAAGCCGAGTATCAGGAACTCCAGGCGTGCATGCCCTTCATTGATCTTTGGTTCGACGCTAAGGAGGGGGCGTACAGCCATGTTGCGCCGTTCATCACCTCGCTGAAGTGGTCGGGTGGCGCAGTTGGTGTACGGGTACGGCTCGAACCTGTTGCAGACGCGAACGAACTTCGCAATCTGGCTTGGCGCTACCGTGAGGCGCGCGCCCCGGTCCGAGAGCTTCCGAAGGATGGCCATGCCTGGCCGATAGATCTGCTTGACTACTGGCTTAGACATTCTGCAGATCTGCGACGCATAGCAGCTTACCGTCTTGACCCCGTGAAGGGCCCCTTGGCCGATAAATCGCGCCGTGACTTGCAGGAGCTGCCACTTGGATCACAACCGATCGAGTTACAGCATCTGCGCAAGCTCATTCGTGTGGATTTTGTACCGGCTCAACGAGGACTCGGTGCCGAAGAGGACGAAATGCGGTCAGAGTCCGCAAGTTCTCGGCCCGGATTGTTCTCAAGCCAACTCATGAAGTTCGCTCGGCAACACTTGAACGTAGCCCCATCCGGTCACGGACATCGAGAAGACTTGGTCAAGGCCGTTGCTAATGCACAAGCAGACCTCGACAAATCTATCTACAAGGCGTTAAAGCCAGCGATGGAGGACGTGGAGATTCTGGGTTACCCAGGCCTACATGACCCTCACCAGTTCCATTTTCGTACAAGAATCCAGACCGCAGACCTTCTTGCTCACAGCACGGCCGTACAGTACCTCCTGGACAAAACTGCTGTTGATGAGTCCTTGCCTGAACACTCTATTGGCCTCGGCTATCAGAATCTGCAGTCTCTGAGCTTCATGCTCGTGTCGTTCCGCGCCGCACGCCTCAATCCGCCGCAGGGCAGTCCGGCGGCAGTTCACCTCGTGATGGTTGAAGAGCCTGAGGCCCATTTGCACGTTCAGGTTCAACGAAATTTTTCGAAGAACGCCCACGAGCTCATTCGTCCAAAGGAGCACGTGCATAGCTACCTCCGCAGTCAGCTGCTGATCAGCACGCACTCGAGCCATCTGGCTCATGGAGACAACTTCACGCGGCTACGGTACGTGAGGCGGGTGGCCAGCACGGGACTTGGCGCAAAACCCAGCACGCAGGTCGTTAACCTGGGCGATGCGTTCGGCGAAGACGCTCCAACCAGGACGTTCGCCGAACGCTACTTTCAGGTGCAACACACCGACCTGCTTTTCGCTGACGCCGCCATCTTCGTGGAAGGAACAGCAGAGAGAATGCTGGTGCCACTTTTCATCGAGCGGGATTTCCCCAAGCTTGCCAAGAAGTACGTTTCTTTCCTCGACATCGGCGGTAGCCACGCTCACCGCCTTAAACCCCTGGTGGAGCGATTGGGGATTCCGACGATCGTTATCACTGACTTGGATCCGGTTCTGCCAACCCGAACCGATAAGGGGCGCCTAGTCCGGGCAGCGGTGCACATCGCCGGCCAAGAAAAGTTAGAGTGTGGGAATGACACATTGACCTCATGGCATCCGATGCTGGCGGAGTTTCAAGCTTTTGGAAAGCCGACGCCTGCCCAGCTGGTGTGGACATCCGACACGGGCGCTCAAGTCCGCTTCGCGTGGCAGCTTCCGGTTGCGGCTGCCAGCGAGCAGTGGCCCAGCTCGTTTGAGGACTCTCTAGTTCTCTCCAACATCGATTGGTTCAAAGCGTTGGAAGAGGAGGTTGACCCCATCACCGCTGCCAAAGTAAAGCACCGCGGCACCTTGGCAAAGGTGATAGGTCTTGTGCTCGACTACCCAGACCACGCCGAGCTGCTCAAGGAACTCCATGCGATGCTCCGCGGGAGCTTCAGTAAAGGAGATTTCGCGGCAACCCTGTTCGAACGGCTAAATGCTGGCCAAGACCTGAAATGCCCCGCATACATCACAGACGCGCTCACCTGGCTGAGCGGGCAACTCAACGTCACTGCGGGAGAGACCCCTTGA
- a CDS encoding tyrosine-type recombinase/integrase has translation MASHSGYMRERVGIYFDDNHNVLEAPTMWAMAVSKIRSRSDETTRNYANILRRFLQWLDDSPIEGAEVVFGAQNWQLVDEDVFDAFLVHIASPTDALPYGPSHKTMYHIAARVWSFYQWADRQGYKHYLDISRTDIRYMLKDQKLLAHIDPGVKVTTLGFNLPSGRPAMHQREMQKFVRQTDYEIALGVMNDPVYQIIAAIIRITGLRPIDLFQLPYRGKNENYGFIPYDEGEYPEGLDNGTIYYYFRSKGKWRSIDFPGKLWRVICENYLPLRRQRAKLYEAKHGIPPRNSDLFLSARGDVVTHGMLGYNFSKVVSAAKSSESATEFKAMRFNARMLRHTCATYFVYEALKAQNRLGRSFVYDAALDEDLRKMLGHTDVRTTLEYYVHLVNRYVHDNLLTDLHRSRVDAGLSAILDRHNYSEIVV, from the coding sequence TTGGCCAGCCACTCTGGCTATATGCGAGAGCGCGTAGGGATTTATTTTGATGATAATCATAACGTCCTTGAAGCACCGACCATGTGGGCGATGGCTGTCTCGAAGATACGTTCAAGGAGTGATGAAACGACAAGAAACTATGCGAATATCCTGAGAAGGTTTTTGCAGTGGTTGGACGATAGCCCAATCGAAGGGGCTGAAGTTGTATTTGGCGCGCAGAACTGGCAGTTGGTGGATGAGGATGTTTTTGATGCCTTCCTTGTTCACATAGCATCTCCAACGGATGCGCTTCCTTATGGCCCGTCTCACAAAACCATGTATCACATTGCGGCAAGGGTCTGGAGCTTCTATCAGTGGGCCGATAGGCAGGGCTATAAACACTATTTGGATATCAGTAGGACTGATATCCGATACATGCTGAAAGACCAGAAACTCCTGGCCCATATCGACCCAGGGGTTAAAGTTACTACCTTGGGATTTAATCTGCCCAGTGGTAGACCAGCAATGCATCAACGAGAAATGCAAAAATTTGTAAGGCAAACTGATTATGAAATAGCTCTCGGTGTGATGAATGATCCTGTTTATCAAATTATCGCAGCGATCATACGAATTACCGGGCTTAGACCGATTGATCTTTTTCAATTGCCTTACCGAGGGAAAAATGAAAATTATGGATTCATTCCTTATGATGAGGGTGAGTACCCAGAAGGGTTAGATAATGGAACTATCTATTATTATTTTAGGTCCAAGGGAAAATGGCGTTCCATAGACTTCCCAGGGAAGCTGTGGAGAGTTATTTGCGAGAATTATTTACCCTTAAGGCGGCAACGAGCGAAGCTATATGAGGCTAAGCATGGCATTCCACCAAGGAATAGTGATTTGTTTCTTTCCGCTCGTGGTGATGTTGTTACTCATGGAATGCTTGGTTATAACTTTAGCAAGGTGGTTTCTGCAGCGAAGAGCTCCGAGAGCGCTACTGAGTTTAAAGCCATGCGATTCAATGCACGAATGCTCAGGCACACCTGTGCGACATATTTTGTTTATGAGGCGTTGAAAGCCCAGAATAGACTTGGAAGGAGTTTTGTTTACGATGCAGCGCTCGACGAAGATCTCAGGAAAATGCTGGGCCACACTGATGTTAGAACTACACTTGAATACTATGTTCATCTAGTCAACCGATATGTGCACGACAATCTTCTGACTGATCTTCATCGCTCACGCGTTGATGCTGGTTTGTCCGCTATTTTAGACCGACATAATTACTCTGAGATTGTGGTATAG